The following coding sequences lie in one Helicobacter sp. MIT 21-1697 genomic window:
- a CDS encoding tetratricopeptide repeat protein, whose amino-acid sequence MWLKQDSTKARHFANKSCDLENGKGCYNLGLHYYQGKGIKQDYTKAIELFTQSCDLYESKGCYLLGTMYYRGEGVLQDDRMAYEFLNKAYEIDKSLDYNELGLLLVWSENIKRDYTKARAIFSKSCDEGNSIGCVNLGVLYAYGRGVMTDNLKVAELYLRACNMNNRVGCYNLGLLYSEGKGVRQDYVKAREFYAKACNMGEAGACNNLGVFYTYGKGVRQDKHKAKELFGKACDMGNQKGCDNYKE is encoded by the coding sequence ATATGGTTAAAGCAAGATTCTACAAAGGCACGACATTTTGCCAATAAGAGCTGTGATTTAGAGAATGGGAAAGGCTGTTACAATCTAGGTTTGCATTATTATCAAGGCAAAGGCATTAAACAGGACTATACAAAGGCAATAGAGCTTTTTACCCAAAGTTGCGATTTATACGAATCTAAGGGTTGTTATCTATTAGGCACTATGTATTATCGTGGTGAGGGTGTTTTACAAGATGATAGAATGGCATATGAATTTTTGAATAAAGCTTATGAAATTGATAAGAGCTTAGATTATAATGAATTGGGTTTGTTGTTGGTATGGAGTGAAAATATCAAGCGCGACTATACAAAAGCACGAGCAATTTTTAGCAAATCTTGTGATGAGGGTAATAGTATAGGTTGTGTAAATTTGGGCGTTTTATATGCGTATGGCAGAGGTGTTATGACAGATAATCTTAAAGTTGCGGAACTTTATTTGAGAGCTTGTAATATGAATAATCGTGTTGGTTGTTATAATTTAGGATTGCTTTATAGCGAGGGTAAAGGCGTAAGACAAGATTATGTTAAAGCAAGAGAATTTTATGCTAAAGCTTGCAATATGGGTGAAGCAGGGGCTTGTAATAATTTGGGAGTTTTTTATACTTATGGAAAAGGTGTGAGACAAGATAAACACAAGGCAAAAGAGCTTTTTGGCAAAGCCTGTGATATGGGAAACCAAAAAGGTTGTGATAATTATAAAGAATAA
- a CDS encoding tetratricopeptide repeat protein codes for MHFLVLFVYALWFIGCAHLGVDSKVACANAEDCMAKGFEFFDEANYTQAARYFTKGCDLDSRGCFILGVLYYEGKGVRQDYNKAREFYTKSCQYGAAKACTNLGILYDKGYG; via the coding sequence ATGCATTTTCTAGTTTTATTTGTCTATGCTTTATGGTTTATTGGTTGCGCTCATTTAGGCGTAGATTCTAAAGTAGCTTGCGCTAATGCAGAGGATTGTATGGCAAAAGGCTTTGAATTTTTTGATGAAGCAAACTACACTCAAGCAGCACGATATTTTACCAAAGGTTGTGATTTAGATAGCAGAGGTTGCTTTATTTTGGGTGTTCTATATTATGAGGGTAAAGGTGTAAGACAAGACTACAATAAAGCTAGAGAATTTTATACTAAAAGTTGTCAATATGGTGCAGCTAAAGCCTGTACAAATTTAGGTATCTTGTATGATAAAGGATATGGTTAA
- the thiE gene encoding thiamine phosphate synthase: MKSNDKKTILQGIYAISDEILTPYEILPQCIESALKAGVRIFQLRDKSHSDAWLKPYALQAMALCERYDALFVLNDRLELALEINAPALHLGKDDNEFMEARARFSGILGASSYGDLERAQSLERLGADYVAFGAFFASPTKPNAPLAPLEILESAKATLSIPICAIGGINTTNIHLLKNANMCAVISALWQHKIQDSPLEIKYQNIHRNALALIQSLE; the protein is encoded by the coding sequence ATGAAATCTAATGATAAAAAAACAATCTTGCAAGGCATTTATGCCATAAGTGATGAGATTCTCACTCCTTATGAGATTTTGCCCCAATGTATAGAATCTGCCCTCAAAGCAGGCGTGAGAATATTCCAGCTACGCGATAAAAGCCATAGTGATGCGTGGCTTAAGCCCTACGCGCTTCAGGCTATGGCACTATGTGAGCGTTATGACGCCCTCTTTGTGCTCAATGACAGACTAGAACTCGCATTAGAGATAAACGCTCCTGCACTTCATTTAGGCAAAGATGATAACGAGTTTATGGAGGCAAGGGCACGATTTAGTGGAATCTTGGGTGCTTCAAGCTATGGGGATTTGGAGCGGGCACAAAGCTTGGAGAGGCTCGGGGCAGATTATGTGGCATTTGGTGCATTTTTTGCCTCTCCTACAAAACCAAATGCCCCGCTTGCACCTTTAGAGATTCTAGAATCTGCCAAGGCTACATTAAGCATTCCTATTTGCGCTATCGGAGGTATTAACACTACTAATATACATTTGCTAAAAAATGCCAATATGTGCGCTGTCATCAGTGCTTTGTGGCAGCATAAAATACAAGATTCACCCTTAGAGATAAAGTATCAAAATATCCATCGCAATGCCCTTGCTTTGATACAATCTTTAGAATAA
- a CDS encoding arginyltransferase codes for MRLVEFYSEEKTCSYIDSKRSIFRYFHIQNVTPTFYYGLLERGWRRFGNYFFTPMCEGCTDCISIRTLIDDFTFSKNHKRVLKKAQNIDIYIQKPTITQAHIELYNRYHRVMHDKKGWEYTPTTPESYMDMFVEGHQDFGYELLYLIDSQLIGVGLVDALFDSITAVYFYYDHAFAHHSLGTLNILKQIQIGKENGLKYFYPGYWIKDHYCMGYKERFTPFEALKNIPDVFETPIWELYTKE; via the coding sequence ATGAGATTAGTTGAATTTTACTCTGAAGAAAAAACTTGTAGCTACATAGATTCCAAACGAAGTATTTTTAGATATTTTCATATTCAAAATGTAACACCGACATTCTACTATGGACTGCTTGAACGCGGTTGGAGACGCTTTGGAAATTATTTTTTCACACCAATGTGTGAGGGTTGCACAGATTGCATTTCCATACGCACCTTGATTGATGACTTTACTTTTAGCAAAAATCATAAAAGAGTGCTAAAAAAAGCTCAAAACATTGATATTTACATACAAAAGCCTACGATAACCCAAGCACACATAGAGCTTTATAATCGTTATCATCGGGTTATGCACGATAAAAAAGGTTGGGAATACACACCCACTACGCCAGAATCGTATATGGATATGTTTGTTGAGGGACATCAGGACTTTGGCTATGAACTCCTCTATCTTATAGATTCTCAACTTATAGGCGTAGGGCTTGTTGATGCGCTTTTTGATAGTATTACAGCAGTGTATTTTTACTATGACCACGCATTTGCACATCATAGCTTAGGCACACTTAATATTTTAAAACAAATCCAAATCGGCAAAGAAAATGGACTCAAATACTTCTATCCGGGCTATTGGATAAAAGATCATTATTGTATGGGCTATAAAGAACGATTTACGCCTTTTGAAGCACTCAAAAATATCCCCGATGTCTTTGAAACACCCATTTGGGAACTCTATACTAAGGAATAA